One genomic region from Vidua macroura isolate BioBank_ID:100142 chromosome 18, ASM2450914v1, whole genome shotgun sequence encodes:
- the FZD10 gene encoding frizzled-10 — translation MGPAAGGTALLLCWLSGCCAAISSMDIERPGDGRCQPIEIPMCKDIGYNMTRMPNLMGHENQREAAIQLHEFAPLVEYGCHSHLKFFLCSLYAPMCTEQVSTPIPACRVMCEQARLKCSPIMEQFNFKWPDSLDCSKLPKKNDPNYLCMEAPNNGSDEPPRGSSMLPPMFRPQRPSSGHDLQQHKDSLSRASCENPGKFHHVEKSASCAPLCTPGVDVYWSRDDKQFAVIWIAIWSILCFFSSAFTVLTFLIDPQRFKYPERPIIFLSMCYCVYSVGYIIRLFSGAESIACDRDSGQLYVIQEGLESTGCTIVFLVLYYFGMASSLWWVILTLTWFLAAGKKWGHEAIEANSSYFHLAAWAIPAVKTIMILVMRRVAGDELTGLCYVGSMDVNALTGFVLIPLACYLIIGTSFILSGFVALFHIRRVMKTGGENTDKLEKLMVRIGVFSVLYTVPATCVIACYFYERLNMDYWKIVATQQKCKMNNQTKNLDCMMNNSIPAVEIFMVKIFMLLVVGITSGMWIWTSKTLQSWQNVCSRRLKKRSRRKPASVITSSGIYKKPQHPQKTHLAKYESTLQPPTCV, via the coding sequence ATGGGCCCGGCGGCCGGCGGCACggcgctgctgctctgctggctcagCGGCTGCTGCGCGGCCATCAGCTCCATGGACATCGAGCGGCCCGGCGACGGCCGCTGCCAGCCCATAGAGATCCCCATGTGCAAGGACATCGGCTACAACATGACGAGGATGCCGAACCTGATGGGCCACGAAAACCAAAGGGAAGCTGCCATTCAGCTGCACGAGTTTGCCCCCTTAGTGGAGTACGGGTGCCACAGCCATCTGAAATTCTTCCTGTGCTCCCTCTATGCCCCGATGTGCACGGAGCAGGTTTCTACCCCGATCCCAGCCTGCAGGGTGATGTGCGAGCAGGCGAGGCTGAAGTGCTCCCCGATCATGGAGCAGTTCAACTTCAAGTGGCCGGACTCCTTGGACTGCAGCAAGCTGCCCAAAAAGAACGACCCCAATTACCTGTGCATGGAAGCCCCCAACAACGGGTCGGATGAGCCACCCAGGGGCTCCAGCATGCTGCCGCCCATGTTTCGTCCCCAGCGGCCCAGCAGCGGCCACgatctgcagcagcacaaggacagCCTGAGCAGAGCGTCCTGTGAGAATCCTGGCAAGTTCCACCATGTGGAGAAGAGCGCTTCCTGCGCGCCGCTCTGCACGCCAGGGGTTGATGTTTACTGGAGCAGGGATGACAAACAGTTTGCTGTCATTTGGATTGCCATCTGGTCCATCCTGTGCTTCTTCTCCAGCGCTTTCACTGTGCTCACTTTTCTCATAGATCCTCAGCGTTTCAAGTACCCCGAGAGACCCATTATCTTCCTGTCCATGTGCTACTGCGTCTACTCGGTGGGGTACATCATCCGCCTCTTCTCAGGTGCTGAAAGCATTgcctgtgacagggacagcggCCAGCTCTATGTCatccaggaggggctggagagcactGGCTGCACCATTGTGTTCCTGGTTCTCTATTACTTTGGCATGGCCAGTTCCTTGTGGTGGGTGATCCTGACTTTGACTTGGTTTCTGGCGGCTGGGAAGAAGTGGGGGCACGAGGCAATCGAAGCCAACAGCAGCTACTTCCACCTGGCAGCGTGGGCCATCCCAGCTGTGAAGACCATCATGATCCTGGTGATGAGGAGGGTGGCTGGAGACGAGCTGACAGGGCTGTGCTACGTGGGCAGCATGGATGTGAACGCCTTGACGGGGTTTGTGCTCATTCCTTTGGCTTGTTATCTCATCATTGGCacttcttttattctttctgggTTTGTGGCCCTTTTTCATATCAGGAGGGTGATGAAAACAGGTGGAGAAAACACCGACAAGTTGGAGAAACTTATGGTCAGGATTGGTGTCTTCTCAGTCTTGTACACAGTGCCTGCAACTTGTGTGATAGCTTGCTATTTTTACGAGAGGCTGAACATGGATTATTGGAAAATTGTGGCAACTCAACAGAAGTGCAAGATGAACAATCAGACTAAAAATTTAGACTGCATGATGAATAACTCTATCCCAGCAGTAGAAATTTTTATGGTCAAAATTTTTATGTTATTAGTTGTGGGCATTACTAGTGGCATGTGGATCTGGACTTCCAAGACTCTTCAATCCTGGCAAAACGTTTGTAGTCGGAGATTAAAGAAGAGAAGTAGGAGAAAACCCGCAAGTGTTATTACGAGTAGTGGAATCTACAAAAAACCTCAACATCCACAGAAAACTCACCTTGCAAAATATGAATCAACATTACAACCGCCCACTTGTGTGTGA